The Arachis hypogaea cultivar Tifrunner chromosome 16, arahy.Tifrunner.gnm2.J5K5, whole genome shotgun sequence genome contains a region encoding:
- the LOC112754953 gene encoding gamma-tubulin complex component 3 — MEDEEDQQKVSDLVRELVIRLLSSPADDGSATTNSKPNLNSPHFVNSLRYAQRILCSRLTPSVAPDAAAIADSVKRRLASHGSSSLALSFADLFAKFSSKTGPGSVNNKWAVVYLLKIISEDRKGAKSQYCPSNLLPNLSLSDDADFGKGKGSSSVKPLGDNNKKGWDNGVLLVSKDPENRRELAFREFVNLVREENEVSEEVLVRDVLYACQGVDGKYVKFDGGSDGAGYVLSDSIRVPRATRIMVHKLCELGRLFRKVTGYIAQSMDRFPAEDVGTVGQALCSALQDELTEYYKLLAVLEAQSSNPIPLVSETASSGNYLSLRRLAVWIAEPMVKMRLMADLVDKCRVLKGGAMASAIHLHARHGDPLVHEFMRRLLQRVCAPLFEMVKRWVQEGELEDIFAEFFIVGQEVKAESLWREGYRLNHSMLPSFISPSLAQRILRTGKSINFLRVCCDDRSWADAATRVATDIGVTARRGGFGYGETDTLASLVDEAAKRIDKHLLDVIYRRYKFKEHCLAIKRYLLLGQGDFVQYLMDIVGPDLSEPANTISSFKLSGLLETAVRASNAQYDDRDMLDRLRVKMMPHESGDRGWDVFSLEYDARVPLDTVFTESVMAKYLRIFNFLWKLRRVEHALTGAWKTMKPNCISYHSFTRLQSAVKKELDSTLRRCQVLWVEINHFISNLQYYIMFEVLEVSWSNFLSEMDVAKDLDDLLAAHDTYLDSIVEKSLLGELSQSLYKSLLVIFDLILRFRSHADRLYEGIQELQARITRSSQSSSEQGSWTADGRKALTQRAGEFLRNMGHDLEEIAKEYSSLQEEFISQFPVQKHVDLKFLFFRLDFNEFYRRVSPSS; from the exons ATGGAGGACGAAGAAGACCAGCAGAAGGTTTCAGATCTGGTGCGGGAACTCGTAATCCGCCTCCTCTCCTCCCCCGCCGACGACGGCTCCGCCACCACCAACTCCAAGCCCAACCTTAACTCCCCTCACTTCGTCAACTCCCTCCGCTACGCCCAACGCATCCTCTGCAGCCGCCTCACCCCCTCCGTCGCCCCCGACGCCGCTGCCATCGCTGACTCCGTCAAGCGCCGCCTCGCCTCCCACGGAAGCTCCTCCCTCGCTCTCTCCTTCGCCGACCTCTTCGCCAAGTTCTCCTCCAAGACCGGCCCTGGCAGCGTCAACAACAAGTGGGCCGTCGTCTACCTCCTCAAGATCATTTCCGAGGATCGCAAGGGTGCGAAGTCCCAGTATTGCCCTTCTAACCTCTTGCCCAATTTGTCCCTCTCCGACGACGCCGATTTTGGTAAGGGTAAGGGTTCTTCTTCTGTTAAGCCTTTGGGGGATAATAACAAAAAGGGATGGGATAACGGGGTTCTATTGGTTTCAAAGGATCCCGAGAATAGGCGCGAGCTTGCGTTTAGAGAATTTGTCAATTTGGTTAGGGAAGAGAATGAGGTTTCTGAAGAGGTTTTGGTTAGGGATGTGTTGTATGCTTGCCAAGGGGTTGATGGGAAGTATGTTAAATTCGATGGTGGTAGTGATGGCGCTGGGTATGTGTTATCAGATTCGATTAGGGTGCCTAGAGCTACTAGAATTATGGTTCATAAGCTTTGTGAATTGGGCAGATTGTTTAGGAAGGTTACTGGGTATATTGCGCAGAGTATGGATCGGTTTCCGGCCGAAGACGTAGGTACTGTTGGGCAGGCTTTGTGTTCTGCATTGCAGGATGAGCTTACTGAGTATTATAAGTTGCTAGCTGTGCTTGAGGCGCAGTCTTCGAATCCAATTCCTTTGGTATCCGAAACTGCTAGCTCGGGAAATTATCTTTCACTGAGGAGGTTGGCTGTTTGGATTGCAGAACCAATGGTGAAGATGAGGTTGATGGCTGATTTGGTTGACAAGTGCAGGGTTCTGAAGGGCGGTGCAATGGCCAGTGCAATTCATTTGCATGCCCGACATGGCGATCCTCTGGTTCATGAGTTCATGAGGAGGTTGCTGCAGAGAGTGTGTGCACCTCTGTTTGAGATGGTGAAAAGGTGGGTTCAGGAAGGGGAGTTGGAGGATATATTTGCAGAGTTTTTTATTGTGGGGCAAGAGGTGAAAGCTGAGTCTCTTTGGCGTGAAGGTTATAGGCTCAACCACTCGATGCTTCCTTCATTCATTTCACCCTCGCTTGCACAGCGTATTTTGAGGACTGGGAAGTCCATCAATTTCCTTCGGGTGTGCTGTGATGATCGCAGTTGGGCTGATGCAGCAACCAGAGTTGCCACTGATATAGGGGTGACAGCAAGAAGAGGGGGTTTTGGGTACGGTGAAACTGATACCCTTGCTTCACTAGTTGATGAAGCTGCAAAGAGAATTGATAAGCATCTGTTGGATGTAATTTACAGACGGTACAAATTCAAAGAACACTGCCTTGCAATTAAGCGGTATTTATTGCTTGGTCAAGGTGATTTTGTGCAATATCTAATGGACATTGTTGGGCCTGATCTTTCTGAGCCAGCAAACACGATAAGCTCTTTCAAACTCTCTGGACTGTTGGAAACTGCAGTTCGGGCATCCAATGCTCAGTATGATGATCGTGACATGTTGGATAGGCTCAGGGTCAAAATGATGCCGCATGAAAGCGGTGACAGGGGCTGGGATGTATTTTCACTGGAATATGATGCAAGAGTTCCGTTGGACACTGTGTTCACGGAGTCTGTGATGGCAAAGTATTTAagaatttttaactttttgtggAAGCTTAGAAGAGTTGAACATGCACTTACTGGTGCCTGGAAGACCATGAAACCAAACTGCATCAGTTATCATTCCTTTACCAGATTGCAAAGTGCAGTAAAGAAGGAGTTGGATTCAACATTGAGGCGCTGCCAGGTTCTATGGGTTGAAATTAATCACTTCATTTCAAATTTGCAATATTATATAATGTTCGAAGTCTTGGAAGTATCATGGTCAAACTTCTTAAGTGAGATGGATGTAGCCAAGGATCTTGATGATCTACTTGCAGCTCATGACACATATCTAGATTCCATTGTAGAGAAATCCCTTCTTGGTGAGCTCTCCCAATCGCTTTACAAGTCATTATTAGTGATATTTGACCTTATACTACGTTTTCGGAGCCATGCGGATCGGCTGTATGAAGGTATTCAGGAGTTGCAAGCAAG AATCACAAGATCCTCCCAATCCTCTTCTGAACAAGGATCCTGGACTGCTGATGGAAGGAAAGCCCTAACACAACGTGCTGGCGAATTTCTTCGAAATATGGGACATGATCTGGAGGAGATTGCAAAGGAGTATTCGTCATTGCAAGAGGAATTCATATCTCAGTTCCCTGTACAGAAGCATGTTGATCTAAAGTTTCTCTTTTTCCGTCtcgatttcaatgaattttatagGCGGGTGTCTCCTAGCTCATAA